One window from the genome of Oreochromis niloticus isolate F11D_XX linkage group LG20, O_niloticus_UMD_NMBU, whole genome shotgun sequence encodes:
- the mapk13 gene encoding mitogen-activated protein kinase 13 produces the protein METRAHFTREEINSTVWEVPEKYTHLKQIGTGAYGSVCSALNEKNKEKVAIKKLHRPFQSEIFAKRAYRELRLLKHMKHENVIGLIDVFTPALSLDDFQDFYLVMPYMFTDLSKVRGQLSEDKVQFLVYQMLCGLRYIHKAGIIHRDLKPGNLAVNQDCELKILDFGLARSTDAEMTGYVVTRWYRAPEVILNWMHYTQTVDIWSVGCIMAEMINGKTLFKGKDYMDQLTQIMKVTGVPGPEFIQKLDTPEARNYVKGLPRYPRKDFSMLFPRASAHGVDLLEKMLVLDGDERPTAELALEHPYFDNLRDPDDFPEPLPYDDSHDNDTLSLDEWKRLCFREVKSFVPFPRRDSKRKNTLTMSP, from the exons ATGGAGACTCGGGCACATTTCACCCGTGAGGAAATTAACAGCACGGTGTGGGAAGTCCCGGAGAAATACACGCACCTGAAACAGATAGGGACCGGGGCGTACGGCTCGGTGTG CTCAGCACTAAATgagaagaataaagaaaaggTGGCCATTAAAAAGCTCCACAGGCCCTTCCAGTCAGAGATCTTTGCTAAGAGGGCCTACCGAGAGCTCCGACTGCTCAAACACATGAAGCATGAAAAT GTGATAGGACTTATCGATGTGTTTACACCTGCCCTAAGCCTGGATGACTTCCAGGACTT CTACCTGGTAATGCCTTACATGTTTACTGACCTGTCAAAGGTGCGGGGTCAACTCTCAGAAGACAAAGTCCAGTTTCTTGTCTACCAGATGCTTTGTGGACTCAGG TACATTCATAAGGCTGGGATTATCCACAGG GATCTTAAGCCTGGAAACCTGGCTGTTAATCAAGACTGTGAACTAAAG ATCCTGGACTTTGGGCTGGCTCGCAGTACTGATGCTGAAATGACAGGCTACGTGGTGACCCGTTGGTACCGGGCGCCTGAGGTCATTCTGAACTGGATGCACTACACTCAGACTG TGGACATCTGGTCTGTGGGCTGCATAATGGCAGAAATGATCAATGGAAAGACCCTCTTCAAAGGGAAAGATT ACATGGACCAGCTGACTCAGATTATGAAAGTCACTGGTGTGCCTGGGCCAGAGTTCATCCAAAAGCTGGACACTCCAGAG GCCAGAAATTATGTCAAGGGCCTTCCTCGATATCCCCGAAAAGACTTCTCAATGTTGTTTCCCAGAGCCAGTGCACATG GGGTCGATCTGCTGGAGAAGATGCTTGTTCTGGATGGAGATGAGAGGCCCACAGCGGAACTAGCTCTAGAGCACCCATATTTTGACAACTTGCGGGACCCCGATGATTTCCCCGAACCACTGCCGTATGATGACAGTCATGACAACGACACGTTGTCCCTAGATGAGTGGAAGC gaTTGTGTTTCAGGGAGGTGAAAAGCTTTGTGCCATTCCCACGGCGGGACTCCAAGAGGAAAAACACTCTGACCATGTCTCCATGA
- the nr1h5 gene encoding nuclear receptor subfamily 1, group H, member 5 isoform X1: MDVCVCVYEDPVLLVKERGFSVQMREWTELEMSFTAGGFLSTSDGYCSAEQLQYYDMLADPLGYPLQDPDLQLLPYSQQQYSPANLPFSHYGSPPSSAPSPSSSSSSSQFCNPPYPYSPHCLEAPCDPSPEPHCGGLFTQGLGSVGLPLGRRSRMGSGGKSRGQDELCVVCGDKASGYHYNALTCEGCKGFFRRSVTKKAVYHCKSGGSCEMDMYMRRKCQDCRLRKCRAVGMLAECLLTEVQCQSKRLRKGGKGRGQEEEENTDSRRVSSTSRLPGQALSASLTREQKYIVDRMVEAHRLYRAQDSSNFRAFEWPCPEEVEGLSDVVSPRLQRLLQFARTVPGFDLLDFSDQISLLSVSSLDVMFLLSAQQFSHNPTSPSPALQLFSMSTHSFLRDVESKENIHSRALISSESSEDLFAPVLNFFHSMVALRVTEAEYTLLTATALLCSDHASLQAASCVEKMQELILDLLSRLCGAQAGAARGGAQRFGRLLGRLTELRTLRHNYLLLTRQQSGH; this comes from the exons atggatgtatgtgtgtgtgtgtatgaagaTCCTGTATTACTAGTCAAAGAGAGAGGATTTTCTGTCCAGATGCGAGAGTGGACCGAGCTGGAGATGAGCTTCACGGCAGGGGGGTTTCTCAGCACCTCAGATGGTTACTGCTCCGCTGAGCAGCTCCAGTACTACG ATATGCTGGCTGACCCCCTGGGCTATCCCCTGCAGGACCCTGACCTCCAGCTGCTCCCTTACAGCCAACAACAGTATAGTCCCGCCAACCTGCCCTTCTCCCACTATGGTTCTCCACCCTCCTCTGccccctctccctcctcctcctcctcttcctcgcaGTTCTGCAACCCGCCATACCCTTACAGCCCTCACTGCCTGGAGGCCCCTTGCGATCCGAGCCCCGAGCCCCACTGTGGGGGCCTCTTTACTCAGGGCCTCGGATCTGTAGGACTGCCACTGGGGCGGAGGTCCCGCATGGGCTCCGGTGGAAAGAGTAGAGGTCAGGATGagctgtgtgtggtgtgtggcgATAAAGCGTCGGGATACCACTACAACGCTCTTACCTGCGAGGGATGCAAAG GATTCTTCAGACGCAGTGTCACCAAGAAAGCTGTGTATCACTGTAAGAGTGGTGGTAGCTGTGAGATGGATATGTACATGAGGAGGAAGTGTCAAGACTGCCGTCTGAGGAAGTGCCGAGCTGTGGGAATGCTGGCTGAAT GTCTGTTGACTGAGGTGCAGTGCCAATCCAAACGCCTGAGGAAAGGAGGTAAAGGCAGAGGgcaagaggaagaggagaacacGGACAGCAGGAGAGTCAGCTCTACCAGCAGGCTACCCGGACAG GCTTTGTCTGCCAGTTTAACCCGAGAACAGAAATACATCGTGGACAGGATGGTGGAGGCCCATCGGCTCTACAGAGCTCAGGACAGTAGCAATTTTAGG GCATTTGAGTGGCCGTGTCCAGAAGAAGTGGAAGGCCTGTCTGATGTTGTATCACCCCGCCTACAAAGGCTGCTGCAGTTTGCCAGGACAGTGCCAG GTTTTGACCTCCTGGATTTCTCAGACCAGATTTCTCTGCTATCCGTCTCTTCACTGGACGTCATGTtcctgctctctgcccagcagTTTTCCCACAACCCAACAAGCCCCAGTCCAG CACTGCAGCTTTTCAGTATGTCAACACACAGCTTTCTCAGAGACGTAGAATCAAAGGAAAACATCCACAGCAGGGCACTCATCAGTTCAG AGAGCAGTGAGGATCTCTTTGCACCAGTGCTCAACTTCTTCCACAGCATGGTTGCGCTGCGGGTGACGGAGGCTGAGTACACCTTGCTTACAGCCACAGCGCTGCTCTGCTCAG ACCATGCATCCCTGCAGGCAGCCAGCTGTGTTGAGAAAATGCAGGAACTGATCCTGGACCTGCTGTCCAGGTTGTGCGGGGCCCAAGCTGGAGCGGCACGAGGAGGAGCGCAGAGGTTTGGCCGcctgctgggcagactgacgGAGCTGCGAACCCTCCGCCACAACTACCTCCTCCTGACAAGACAGCAGTCTGGACACTGA
- the nr1h5 gene encoding nuclear receptor subfamily 1, group H, member 5 isoform X2, whose amino-acid sequence MGKAGQSDRTVKQLAQQENSVMREWTELEMSFTAGGFLSTSDGYCSAEQLQYYDMLADPLGYPLQDPDLQLLPYSQQQYSPANLPFSHYGSPPSSAPSPSSSSSSSQFCNPPYPYSPHCLEAPCDPSPEPHCGGLFTQGLGSVGLPLGRRSRMGSGGKSRGQDELCVVCGDKASGYHYNALTCEGCKGFFRRSVTKKAVYHCKSGGSCEMDMYMRRKCQDCRLRKCRAVGMLAECLLTEVQCQSKRLRKGGKGRGQEEEENTDSRRVSSTSRLPGQALSASLTREQKYIVDRMVEAHRLYRAQDSSNFRAFEWPCPEEVEGLSDVVSPRLQRLLQFARTVPGFDLLDFSDQISLLSVSSLDVMFLLSAQQFSHNPTSPSPALQLFSMSTHSFLRDVESKENIHSRALISSESSEDLFAPVLNFFHSMVALRVTEAEYTLLTATALLCSDHASLQAASCVEKMQELILDLLSRLCGAQAGAARGGAQRFGRLLGRLTELRTLRHNYLLLTRQQSGH is encoded by the exons ATGCGAGAGTGGACCGAGCTGGAGATGAGCTTCACGGCAGGGGGGTTTCTCAGCACCTCAGATGGTTACTGCTCCGCTGAGCAGCTCCAGTACTACG ATATGCTGGCTGACCCCCTGGGCTATCCCCTGCAGGACCCTGACCTCCAGCTGCTCCCTTACAGCCAACAACAGTATAGTCCCGCCAACCTGCCCTTCTCCCACTATGGTTCTCCACCCTCCTCTGccccctctccctcctcctcctcctcttcctcgcaGTTCTGCAACCCGCCATACCCTTACAGCCCTCACTGCCTGGAGGCCCCTTGCGATCCGAGCCCCGAGCCCCACTGTGGGGGCCTCTTTACTCAGGGCCTCGGATCTGTAGGACTGCCACTGGGGCGGAGGTCCCGCATGGGCTCCGGTGGAAAGAGTAGAGGTCAGGATGagctgtgtgtggtgtgtggcgATAAAGCGTCGGGATACCACTACAACGCTCTTACCTGCGAGGGATGCAAAG GATTCTTCAGACGCAGTGTCACCAAGAAAGCTGTGTATCACTGTAAGAGTGGTGGTAGCTGTGAGATGGATATGTACATGAGGAGGAAGTGTCAAGACTGCCGTCTGAGGAAGTGCCGAGCTGTGGGAATGCTGGCTGAAT GTCTGTTGACTGAGGTGCAGTGCCAATCCAAACGCCTGAGGAAAGGAGGTAAAGGCAGAGGgcaagaggaagaggagaacacGGACAGCAGGAGAGTCAGCTCTACCAGCAGGCTACCCGGACAG GCTTTGTCTGCCAGTTTAACCCGAGAACAGAAATACATCGTGGACAGGATGGTGGAGGCCCATCGGCTCTACAGAGCTCAGGACAGTAGCAATTTTAGG GCATTTGAGTGGCCGTGTCCAGAAGAAGTGGAAGGCCTGTCTGATGTTGTATCACCCCGCCTACAAAGGCTGCTGCAGTTTGCCAGGACAGTGCCAG GTTTTGACCTCCTGGATTTCTCAGACCAGATTTCTCTGCTATCCGTCTCTTCACTGGACGTCATGTtcctgctctctgcccagcagTTTTCCCACAACCCAACAAGCCCCAGTCCAG CACTGCAGCTTTTCAGTATGTCAACACACAGCTTTCTCAGAGACGTAGAATCAAAGGAAAACATCCACAGCAGGGCACTCATCAGTTCAG AGAGCAGTGAGGATCTCTTTGCACCAGTGCTCAACTTCTTCCACAGCATGGTTGCGCTGCGGGTGACGGAGGCTGAGTACACCTTGCTTACAGCCACAGCGCTGCTCTGCTCAG ACCATGCATCCCTGCAGGCAGCCAGCTGTGTTGAGAAAATGCAGGAACTGATCCTGGACCTGCTGTCCAGGTTGTGCGGGGCCCAAGCTGGAGCGGCACGAGGAGGAGCGCAGAGGTTTGGCCGcctgctgggcagactgacgGAGCTGCGAACCCTCCGCCACAACTACCTCCTCCTGACAAGACAGCAGTCTGGACACTGA
- the nr1h5 gene encoding nuclear receptor subfamily 1, group H, member 5 isoform X3, translating to MREWTELEMSFTAGGFLSTSDGYCSAEQLQYYDMLADPLGYPLQDPDLQLLPYSQQQYSPANLPFSHYGSPPSSAPSPSSSSSSSQFCNPPYPYSPHCLEAPCDPSPEPHCGGLFTQGLGSVGLPLGRRSRMGSGGKSRGQDELCVVCGDKASGYHYNALTCEGCKGFFRRSVTKKAVYHCKSGGSCEMDMYMRRKCQDCRLRKCRAVGMLAECLLTEVQCQSKRLRKGGKGRGQEEEENTDSRRVSSTSRLPGQALSASLTREQKYIVDRMVEAHRLYRAQDSSNFRAFEWPCPEEVEGLSDVVSPRLQRLLQFARTVPGFDLLDFSDQISLLSVSSLDVMFLLSAQQFSHNPTSPSPALQLFSMSTHSFLRDVESKENIHSRALISSESSEDLFAPVLNFFHSMVALRVTEAEYTLLTATALLCSDHASLQAASCVEKMQELILDLLSRLCGAQAGAARGGAQRFGRLLGRLTELRTLRHNYLLLTRQQSGH from the exons ATGCGAGAGTGGACCGAGCTGGAGATGAGCTTCACGGCAGGGGGGTTTCTCAGCACCTCAGATGGTTACTGCTCCGCTGAGCAGCTCCAGTACTACG ATATGCTGGCTGACCCCCTGGGCTATCCCCTGCAGGACCCTGACCTCCAGCTGCTCCCTTACAGCCAACAACAGTATAGTCCCGCCAACCTGCCCTTCTCCCACTATGGTTCTCCACCCTCCTCTGccccctctccctcctcctcctcctcttcctcgcaGTTCTGCAACCCGCCATACCCTTACAGCCCTCACTGCCTGGAGGCCCCTTGCGATCCGAGCCCCGAGCCCCACTGTGGGGGCCTCTTTACTCAGGGCCTCGGATCTGTAGGACTGCCACTGGGGCGGAGGTCCCGCATGGGCTCCGGTGGAAAGAGTAGAGGTCAGGATGagctgtgtgtggtgtgtggcgATAAAGCGTCGGGATACCACTACAACGCTCTTACCTGCGAGGGATGCAAAG GATTCTTCAGACGCAGTGTCACCAAGAAAGCTGTGTATCACTGTAAGAGTGGTGGTAGCTGTGAGATGGATATGTACATGAGGAGGAAGTGTCAAGACTGCCGTCTGAGGAAGTGCCGAGCTGTGGGAATGCTGGCTGAAT GTCTGTTGACTGAGGTGCAGTGCCAATCCAAACGCCTGAGGAAAGGAGGTAAAGGCAGAGGgcaagaggaagaggagaacacGGACAGCAGGAGAGTCAGCTCTACCAGCAGGCTACCCGGACAG GCTTTGTCTGCCAGTTTAACCCGAGAACAGAAATACATCGTGGACAGGATGGTGGAGGCCCATCGGCTCTACAGAGCTCAGGACAGTAGCAATTTTAGG GCATTTGAGTGGCCGTGTCCAGAAGAAGTGGAAGGCCTGTCTGATGTTGTATCACCCCGCCTACAAAGGCTGCTGCAGTTTGCCAGGACAGTGCCAG GTTTTGACCTCCTGGATTTCTCAGACCAGATTTCTCTGCTATCCGTCTCTTCACTGGACGTCATGTtcctgctctctgcccagcagTTTTCCCACAACCCAACAAGCCCCAGTCCAG CACTGCAGCTTTTCAGTATGTCAACACACAGCTTTCTCAGAGACGTAGAATCAAAGGAAAACATCCACAGCAGGGCACTCATCAGTTCAG AGAGCAGTGAGGATCTCTTTGCACCAGTGCTCAACTTCTTCCACAGCATGGTTGCGCTGCGGGTGACGGAGGCTGAGTACACCTTGCTTACAGCCACAGCGCTGCTCTGCTCAG ACCATGCATCCCTGCAGGCAGCCAGCTGTGTTGAGAAAATGCAGGAACTGATCCTGGACCTGCTGTCCAGGTTGTGCGGGGCCCAAGCTGGAGCGGCACGAGGAGGAGCGCAGAGGTTTGGCCGcctgctgggcagactgacgGAGCTGCGAACCCTCCGCCACAACTACCTCCTCCTGACAAGACAGCAGTCTGGACACTGA
- the brpf3b gene encoding bromodomain and PHD finger-containing protein 3: MRKPRRKGQVAGGGGDVKKSNGTFGGRGGARQRSPSPYSLKASPSRETLTYAQAQKVVEVELDGRLHRISILEPLEVITEDEMMAQDISECNSNKENSEQSSPPTSSAQTARKPVTPRSRRKDPKCSSNKSPPSSKNSCPNSHPPSPEKLNKSQYHHMTLPEPKFRVLETFTPVEAPPLPAAYYRYIETSAEEETEAEYDMDEEDTAWLEMVNADRTSEGCSTVSAETFERLVDRLEEEAYLEARSRAPPQSTIDDDAFCCVCLDDECLNSNVILFCDSCNLAVHQECYGVPYIPEGQWLCRCCLQSPQKPVDCVLCPNRGGAFKQTSDGRWAHVVCAIWIPEVCFANTVFLEPVEGVNNIPPARWKLTCYLCKQKGRGASIQCHKANCYTAFHVTCAQRAGLFMKIEPVRETNINGTTFSVKKTAFCEAHSPPGQEPGSDDESEGRVVGSRGRASRGRSAYTEGPTTPKKGRKSDDDAKTDKKKGKKNSDSTSQLTASPQVTVPQIPTSRLNIICKGIILQKKNQFMQRLYKYWLLKRQSRNGVPLVRRLHSNIQTQRNTEQPEVDEKISAARDALRYWQKLRHDLEKARLLVELIRKREKLKREQVKVHQAALEMQLTPMLALLRSTLDQLQEKDTAQIFAQPVDIKEVPDYLEFISHPMDFSTMRSKLESHSYRSVADLEADFNLMVSNCLLYNAKDTVFHRAALRLRDLGGAILRHAQRQATNTGLDLDTGMHFPESPQKRDFYSCTWGDVDSMLDPENRLHMTVEEQLKELLEKLDFVTSMRCSGARTRRIRLLRREINSIRAGRQGQSHRHILHNGHLKEEDDDEQDEEDNDKDAKADNGLTSSDKEDLKPASPPTLEPTGPAPPPRQGDTPLEPPTLRPITGEPQSPSYSCKRLKMDGDLSNGTTESIHCIRAHERSTSPPPSLHSEGQTVTNGLTELGIPSRPPTGGVGRRTSVLFKKAKNGAKLFKARDNPVLNGKGPQDENTSNNSSALSSTASTPSSTPLTTPSKTPQKSPGPLDLNELWTSSRDMCSDSEPEKTPNHTLESGLTNGFNTHKDSRSDVEFSSCPVLHKEINSPPKRSLGKPALSKVPFLEIVNGDLDYTGNSSQTSEDEMELEPLDLVWAKCRGYPSYPALIIDPEMPEEGLLHNGVPIPVPPKDVLRLGEQRQEEMNEKLYLVLFFDNKRTWQWLPRDKVTPLGVDDTADKLRIMEGRKSSIRKSVQVAYDRAMIHQSRVSHSHGFVASGYL, encoded by the exons ATGAGGAAGCCACGTCGAAAAGGCCAAGTGGCCGGAGGAGGTGGAGATGTGAAAAAGTCAAATGGGACATTTGGCGGGCGTGGGGGGGCCCGTCAACGATCACCATCCCCCTACAGCCTCAAAGCTTCTCCAAGCAGAGAAACGTTGACGTATGCCCAGGCCCAGAAGGTGGTTGAAGTGGAACTAGATGGTAGGCTTCACCGAATTTCTATTCTGGAGCCTTTGGAAGTCATTACTGAAGATGAGATGATGGCTCAGGACATTAGTGAGTGTAACAGCAACAAGGAGAACAGTGAGCAGTCATCGCCTCCCACCAGCAGTGCCCAAACAGCCCGCAAACCTGTCACACCACGAAGCCGCAGGAAAGACCCCAAATGTTCCTCTAATAAGTCACCACCATCCTCCAAGAACAGTTGCCCCAATTCTCATCCACCATCACCGGAAAAGCTAAACAAATCACAGTATCATCATATGACCCTTCCTGAACCTAAGTTTCGAGTGCTGGAAACCTTTACGCCAGTTGAGGCCCCTCCTCTGCCAGCAGCATATTATCGTTATATTGAAACCTCAGCTGAGGAGGAAACTGAGGCAGAATATGACATGGACGAAGAGGACACTGCCTGGCTGGAGATGGTCAACGCTGATCGGACATCAGAGGGTTGCTCGACTGTCTCAGCAGAAACGTTTGAGCGGCTGGTGGACCGATTGGAGGAGGAGGCATATCTGGAAGCCCGAAGCAGAGCGCCTCCTCAAAGCACTATTGACGATGATGCCTTCTGCTGCGTGTGCCTGGATGACGAGTGCCTCAACAGCAACGTCATCCTCTTCTGTGACTCCTGCAACCTGGCTGTGCACCAGGAGTGTTACGGAGTGCCCTACATCCCTGAGGGTCAGTGGCTGTGCCGCTGCTGCCTTCAGTCCCCTCAGAAACCTGTTGACTGTGTTCTGTGTCCAAACCGTGGCGGCGCATTCAAACAAACTAGTGATGGCCGCTGGGCACATGTAGTCTGTGCTATATGGATTCCCGAGGTCTGCTTTGCTAACACAGTATTTCTGGAACCAGTGGAAGGGGTTAATAACATTCCCCCAGCACGATGGAAACTGACCTGCTACCTGTGTAAGCAGAAGGGTCGCGGTGCATCCATTCAGTGTCATAAAGCCAACTGTTACACTGCATTTCATGTTACATGTGCTCAGCGTGCTGGGCTCTTTATGAAGATAGAGCCTGTGCGAGAAACAAACATTAACGGGACCACGTTCTCAGTTAAGAAGACTGCTTTCTGTGAGGCCCATTCTCCACCAGGACAAGAGCCTGGGTCAGATGATGAGAGCGAGGGACGAGTGGTGGGCAGCAGAGGGAGGGCGAGCAGAGGACGGAGTGCCTACACTGAGGGTCCGACAACACCGAAAAAAGGCAGAAAGTCTGACGATGATGCCAAGACGGataaaaagaaagggaaaaagaatTCAGACTCAACATCCCAACTCACAGCATCGCCACAAGTGACAGTGCCTCAGATACCCACGAGCAG GCTGAATATCATCTGTAAAGGAATTATTCTCCAGAAGAAAAATCAGTTCATGCAGAGGCTTTATAAATACTGGTTATTAAAGCGACAGTCGAGGAACGGTGTGCCGCTGGTTCGGCGTTTGCACTCTAACATCCAGACCCAAAGGAATACTGAACAG CCTGAAGTGGATGAGAAGATTTCTGCAGCAAGAGACGCACTGAGATATTGGCAGAAGCTTCGGCACGACCTTGAAAAAGCCAGACTTCTAGTGGAGCTCATCCGCAAGCGAGAGAAACTCAAACGAGAGCAG GTCAAAGTTCACCAGGCAGCTCTGGAGATGCAGTTGACCCCAATGTTGGCTCTGCTACGCTCCACTCTGGACCAACTACAGGAGAAGGACACAGCCCAGATTTTTGCACAGCCTGTGGACATCAAGGAG GTCCCTGATTACCTTGAGTTTATTAGCCACCCTATGGACTTTTCCACTATGCGCTCTAAACTAGAAAGTCATTCCTACCGCTCAGTGGCTGACCTGGAGGCCGACTTCAACCTGATGGTGTCAAACTGCCTTCTTTACAATGCCAAGGACACTGTCTTCCACCGAGCAGCACTACGTCTTCGAGACCTTGGAGGGGCCATACTACGACATGCACAGCGACAAGCCACCAACACTGGGCTGGACCTAGACACTGGCATGCACTTTCCAGAGTCACCCCAGAAAAGAGACTTTTACAGTTGCACCTGGGGGGATG TTGACAGCATGTTGGATCCAGAGAACCGGCTGCATATGACAGTGGAAGAAcaactgaaggagctgctggaaAAGCTGGACTTTGTCACATCCATGCGATGCAGCGGTGCCCGAACTCGACGAATCCGCCTCCTTCGTCGCGAGATCAACAGCATCAGAGCGGGCAGGCAGGGCCAGTCTCACCGACACATCCTACACAATGGACATCTCAAAGAAGAGGACGATGATGAGCAAGATGAGGAGGACAACGACAAAGACGCCAAGGCAGATAATGGCCTTACATCTTCAGATAAAG AGGACCTCAAACCCGCTTCGCCCCCGACACTGGAACCTACAGGGCCGGCTCCTCCTCCACGTCAGGGGGACACACCTCTTGAGCCTCCCACTCTGCGGCCAATCACAGGGGAGCCCCAGTCCCCCAGCTACTCCTGCAAACGCCTTAAGATGGACGGTGACCTCTCAAACGGCACCACAGAGAGCATTCATTGCATTCGTGCACATGAGCGGTCAACTTCCCCACCTCCCAGTTTGCACAGTGAAGGACAGACAGTGACCAACGGTCTGACAGAGCTAGGCATCCCCTCACGGCCCCCGACCGGGGGAGTCGGGCGACGGACCTCCGTGCTGTTTAAGAAGGCAAAAAATGGAGCTAAGTTGTTCAAAGCGCGAGACAATCCTGTGCTGAATGGGAAGGGACCACAGGACGAGAATACAAGTAACAACTCTTCAGCACTCAGTTCCACAGCCAGCACCCCATCTTCCACACCTTTGACCACTCCAAGCAAAACCCCACAGAAGAGCCCAGGACCCCTCGACCTTAATGAACTATGGACCTCCAGTCGAGACATGTGTTCAGATAGCGAGCCAGAGAAGACACCAAATCACACGCTGGAAAGTG GATTGACCAACGGCTTTAACACGCACAAAGATAGCAGATCCGACGTGGAGTTTAGCTCTTGCCCAGTTCTCCACAAAGAAAT CAACTCGCCACCCAAACGTAGCCTTGGGAAACCGGCTCTTTCTAAAGTTCCCTTTCTGGAGATCGTCAACGGCGATTTGGATTACACCG GCAATAGTAGTCAAACATCGGAGGATGAGATGGAGCTGGAACCACTAGACCTTGTTTGGGCCAAGTGTCGGGGATATCCCTCATATCCTGCTCTG ATCATTGACCCCGAGATGCCTGAGGAGGGCCTGCTGCACAATGGGGTGCCGATCCCCGTCCCACCCAAAGATGTCCTCCGTCTGGGGGAGCAGCGGCAGGAGGAGATGAATGAGAAACTTTACCTGGTGCTTTTTTTTGACAACAAGCGGACATG GCAGTGGCTTCCGCGTGACAAGGTGACACCCTTGGGCGTAGATGACACAGCTGACAAGCTGCGTATTATGGAAGGTCGCAAGTCCAGCATCCGCAAATCTGTCCAAGTGGCATACGACCGCGCCATGATTCACCAGAGCCGGGTGAGCCACAGCCACGGCTTTGTGGCCTCCGGGTACCTGTAG